The genomic DNA CAAAGTGAAAGGTTCTGGGAAGGTCAGGCAGCTTGACATCTCTAATCCTCTTGAATGCCCTTGGGGGATTGCCATGAGTGACCCCCCAGAACTGACCTCAGTCAGGGCTTGAGGTGTAACCTTCACAGGACCGGATGCTCTGTTCCCATTGGTGACCCCCTGCTCATCAGGTAGCCCAAGATCCCACTGACTGATTTAGCCTCCATCTAACAGTTGACTGTGCTTGTGGTCCACTAGACCCTTCAGATCGTTTTCAGTTGTTACACTTTGACCTGTGCCTCTGTCCTCTTTTCTGTGTGTGGCGTGTCATGGCAGCTTCCTCTCCCACTCCCAGATACACTCAGATAGTTCAGCTCTTCCACTGACTCCCCTTCTACTGCACCGGGCAGCTTCCCCTCTTCACAAACAAGCCCTTCCGTGGTAGTCAGGCAGTCAGGTAGTCAGGGCGGTTACCACAGCAGTTGACATCAGCAGAGTGTCCCCGAGGAGCCTGTCACCCTCCTGCCCGCCTGCAGTGCCTCCGTTGCTGCCAGTCGGAGGAGTAGAGAGGAGGCATTTGGGGCCTCCCACCCCCTTCttgagggctgggcagggctggggagagccggtggccaggaggggaggggccgggaAGGCGGGGCGTCCTTGGTGGCCTCTCGCCCCGTGGCCAGGCCCTGGCGCACAcaccgggctgcaggcagcggcGCAGCAGCACCTGGGCATGGCGGAGGACGGGCCGAAGCAGCCGCAGCTCAGCATGCCCCTGGTCCTGGACCCCGACCTGACCAAGCAGATGCGGCTGCGCGTGGAGAGCCTGAAGCAGCGCGGGGAGAAGCGCCAGGACGGGGAGAAGCTGCTGCGGCCGGCCGAGGCCGTGTACCGCCTGGACTTCGTCCAGCAGCAGAAGCTGCAGTTCGAGCGCTGGGACGTGGAGCTGGACAAGCCGGGCAAGGTCACCATCACGGGCACCTCGCAGAACTGGACGCCCGACCTCACCAACCTCATGACGCGCCAGCTGCTGGACCCCGCTGCCATCTTCTGGCGCAAGGAGGACGCCGAGGCCATGGATTGGAACGAGGCCGATGCCCTGGAGTTCGGGGAGCGCCTGTCCGACCTGGCCAAGATCCGCAAGGTCATGTACTTCCTCATCACCTTCGGCGAGGGCCTGGAGCCTGCTAACCTCAAGGCGTCCGTGGTCTTTAACCAGCTCTGATGGCAGGTGCCCGCTGCCGCCCCCTCCCCGTGCCCGCCCGCCTCGTCCCCCGCCCCAGCGCCCTGTTCCTccaggcgtgtgtgtgtgtgtgtgtgtgtgtgtgtgtggacatcCTTCAAGCTGCTGGCCTGTACTCAGCTTGCCCGGGACCCCCCGAGCCTccatccttcttctcctcctttccccgGTGCTGGCGCTCCTGCTCACGGGAGGGATGTGCACAGGCCCTGTAGTCTAGAAGCTGCTTCTGCTGGAGACCATGGAGCCCTGGTCGAAGCTCATATGGGAAGATGAAGGAGCCAGGGGCATCagccttctctctgcttcttgtcCAGAGAGAGACTCAAAGAGAccaagagagacagacacagagaaagagacattcAAAGCACCAGCCATTGGGTTTCCTCCGGACAGAGATACGGACAACAGAGCAGCCTCCTGGGGAGTCCACAAATAGGCACTTACTGCCCTCCTGGCCACAGCGCCCTTTGCTGAAGTCTTGAGGTGAACAGTGAGCCTGAGAACCCAGGAAGGCTCTGCTCCCGGCCGGGCCTGGAGTGGCCCCATGGTGCCCCAGGGGCCTCAGGACTTCAGGCAGCCACAGGGGTTGAATCGGGCAGTGGGGAGTGGCTGGCAGGGTGGAGGCTGTGCTTGTCAACTCTTGCTCTTCTGAGAATGATTTCAGGAGGAAGAAGTGACAGACAGGGAGGGAACATGTAAAAAAGTTACACAGAGATGTATCTCTCTATACGTGTGCATATATATTGACAGAGAGCCCTGTATTCATGCGGCTGTTCTAGAGTCTGTACCTGCCCCGTGAGCAAGTCTGATTTTAAATGATCTATTATGTAGCTGCCCGGCTGGTTCATGGGTGACCCTAAGTAGGGGCTTGGTCAGGATGGCCTTGGGGAGGAGGTCCTCCTGAGCTGAGAGCCTTTGAAGTTCATACAGCGAAGCAGGGAAGAGCATAGTGAAGGggtttccctctgcctgggaaagCTGGGTAGAGGGATCCAGAGCCCTGGAGCTGGAGACAGTAGATTCCTTGGGGCCTCAGGTGTCCCTGCTGGGATGTCAGGTTTTTCCAGCACCCCGGGTGGGGAAGGCACAGGCCAGGTGAGTCTCTTTTGATGGGGGGAGGAGGGCCCTGGCCTGCCTGGCATGAGCTTCAGGAAGTGCCCCCAACACCCCGTCTTTAGGCCAGCCCTGTTGCTTTTGTCAGGAAGAGGCCCAGGACATTCTCCTCGCAAAGCAGAGCCATCGAGGGCTGCAGGCTTCTATGAACAGACATGCTGAGAGACAGAGGGTGGGGGCTAtccccaggggctggggctgctgggggtggTGAGCCCCCACCCTGAAGGCATGAGAACAGGAGTGGGCTGCTGGAGTCGAGATTCTTTAGGTGGGGATTGGCTGTGGTCCTTTCTGACTCTCAGTTCTGGGGCCTGTTTCTGGGATGGGCTTGAGGTCCCAGtgttgcctgcctgccttctctgcTGACATTGAGGGGAGTCCAGACCCCTGGAGTTGGCCCGGCCCTTCG from Canis aureus isolate CA01 chromosome 23, VMU_Caureus_v.1.0, whole genome shotgun sequence includes the following:
- the OMP gene encoding olfactory marker protein, with amino-acid sequence MAEDGPKQPQLSMPLVLDPDLTKQMRLRVESLKQRGEKRQDGEKLLRPAEAVYRLDFVQQQKLQFERWDVELDKPGKVTITGTSQNWTPDLTNLMTRQLLDPAAIFWRKEDAEAMDWNEADALEFGERLSDLAKIRKVMYFLITFGEGLEPANLKASVVFNQL